Proteins found in one Pieris napi chromosome 11, ilPieNapi1.2, whole genome shotgun sequence genomic segment:
- the LOC125054051 gene encoding uncharacterized protein LOC125054051, protein MEMDKIKQLSKLSDNPRDICIFSSNIVNIVTVIKALKKEYYLFNPESVRAVVEKMTPTLRYRWYDYAAGRPEEEADLVKLSSFFSREADLCSRYAQVENVNHSSSQRRPFVTNVASTTVTSRTSITPKKQSCECTVCHNLHHIKDCKQLMDLQSKCRWEKAKDLNLCFRCLGRRNHRHRCSYEPCGIGGCKASHHSLLHFSASPSETPVEPAGKSAVVAATRQKVGRALLKIVPVRLRGPKGTMTTFALLDEGSSVTLIEKKVASEIGLTGPEESFIIEGVAGARTEASSSRRVSLYINGVHTDKEHKIEARTIDSLNLNHQSVDADMIEGCDHLLEITEDLTYDRGTPTLLIGQDNWHLIISRKIRSGGCRDPVASLTELGWVLHGPTKGTGKVSVLKLVNHSEEEDEKNENKLEDLFKQFLSIDSLGIEPKRPKNDPEERALSLLKSYSHRLPDGRFESGLLWRKEELELPENRENALRRLIAIEKKLDKNPKQKMEYNAQIEYLLECGYAEEALPSSRSGRTWYLPHFAVINPSKPKPRIILDAAAKTNGISLNDMLLTGPDLLQSLPGVLMRMTKTNCCVRRYS, encoded by the exons ATGGAGATGGACAAGATTAAACAGCTTTCGAAACTTTCTGATAATCCTCgtgatatttgtattttttcaaGCAACATAGTCAACATTGTAACAGTCATAAAGGCTTTAAAGAAGGAGTACTACTTGTTTAACCCGGAATCTGTGAGAGCTGTTGTGGAGAAGATGACACCGACCTTGAGGTACCGTTGGTATGACTACGCTGCGGGGCGACCTGAGGAAGAGGCGGACTTAGttaaattatcttctttctttTCCCGCGAGGCGGACCTTTGCAGTCGGTATGCTCAAGTTGAAAATGTTAATCACTCGTCATCACAAAGAAGACCGTTTGTAACAAATGTGGCATCTACTACTGTAACATCTAGAACGTCTATAACACCAAAGAAACAGAGCTGTGAATGTACTGTCTGTCATAATTTACATCACATAAAAGACTGTAAACAGTTAATGGATTTGCAGAGTAAATGTAGATGGGAGAAGGCTAAAGATTTGAACCTGTGTTTTAGATGTTTAGGACGTCGCAATCATCGTCATAGGTGTTCCTATGAGCCGTGTGGGATCGGAGGCTGCAAGGCGTCTCATCATTCACTTCTGCATTTTTCAGCGTCTCCCTCAGAGACGCCAGTAGAACCAGCAGGAAAATCAGCTGTTGTAGCTGCGACTCGACAGAAAGTTGGTAGAGCTTTGTTGAAGATTGTGCCAGTAAGATTGAGAGGTCCCAAGGGGACCATGACTACATTTGCATTGCTTGAT GAGGGGTCATCGGTCActcttatagaaaaaaaagttgCTTCTGAGATTGGACTTACAGGTCCAGAAGagtcttttattattgaaggGGTAGCAGGAGCACGTACGGAGGCTTCCAGTTCAAGGAGAGTGAGTCTCTATATTAATGGTGTTCACACGGATAAGGAGCATAAAATAGAAGCACGAACAATAGATAGTTTGAATCTTAATCACCAATCGGTGGATGCAGATATGATAGAAGGTTGTGATCACCTTCTGGAAATAACCGAGGATCTTACATATGATCGAGGTACACCTACTCTTCTTATTGGCCAGGACAACTGGCATTTGATTATTTCGAGGAAGATAAGAAGTGGTGGGTGCAGAGATCCAGTTGCATCATTAACAGAATTAGGTTGGGTATTGCACGGGCCTACTAAGGGGACTGGAAAAGTTAGTGTATTAAAGCTCGTAAATCATAGTGAAGAAGAGGATGAAaagaatgaaaataaattagaagatTTGTTCAAACAGTTTTTAAGTATAGATTCACTAGGAATCGAACCAAAACGTCCAAAAAATGATCCAGAGGAACGCGCGTTGTCATTATTAAAGAGCTACAGCCACCGTCTTCCTGATGGACGTTTTGAATCGGGGTTGCTGTGGCGCAAAGAAGAACTGGAGTTACCAGAAAATAGAGAGAATGCTTTAAGAAGATTGATAGCGATTGAGAAGAAATTAGATAAAAATCCTAAGCAGAAGATGGAGTATAATGCTCAAATTGAATATCTTTTAGAATGTGGCTATGCTGAGGAGGCCCTACCTTCGTCTCGTTCTGGCCGCACTTGGTACCTACCACATTTTGCTGTGATTAATCCATCAAAACCAAAACCGCGAATCATTCTGGACGCTGCTGCTAAAACGAATGGGATATCCTTGAATGACATGTTACTTACCGGACCAGATCTGTTACAATCGCTACCTGGAGTTTTGATGCGCATGACAAAGACCAATTGCTGTGTCAGGAGATATTCGTGA